Below is a genomic region from Miscanthus floridulus cultivar M001 chromosome 1, ASM1932011v1, whole genome shotgun sequence.
CTGACATGGCGGCCCCATCCCGACCCCAGGCCGCTGTGACCCCACGGCACGCAAGGAATCACGGCCATCCATCCCTGTCGCACAGTCATGTCCGCCGTTAAATCGCGTCTTCCCcactaagggcgcgtttagttcggcaAAGTTGGCACCTGTAAATTTTGTATAGTGCATGATTCTCTATTGTAGTATTTCatttgtatttatgaattattgtccaaacattgactaattaggcttaaaagattcgtctcgcaaagttaaagcaaactgtgcaattagtttttgatttcatctacatttagtactccatgtatgtaccataaatttgatgtgacgagaaattttctttttacatagtgcactTTTAGAGAACTAAACAAGAGCCAAAGTCATCATTATTACTCCCATCCCGTCTGGCCGTATGGGTGTGGGGGGAATTCAAAAAGATCTTAATGTCTCGTGTCTCTAGAAAAAATTTAGCGATCTTTAGCgttattattctttttttttatccTTCGTATCATTACCATCAGTTCGGACTCTAACATCATCAAACTGTAGGTGTGAAAAATTGAAAATACCCTTAAATTTAAATATGTCATTAaatgaagatatgatttaaacaccCTGAAGATATTTCTGACTTTTCACACATGCAGTTTGATGGCGTTAGAGCTCAAACTGACGATAGTGATATGAAGGAAAAAAAATTAGAATAGTTACGTTGAAGATCGTTGAACTTTTTTAAAATTAGATTGCGATTTTTTCTAACGACACAGGTGGAATTCCCCCGTGGGTGTGTGTGGTGCGttgccttcttcctcctcgcacACGCCAGGCACGAGACCAACAACACCCCCAGCGCACGCACTCCAAATAGCAGGCCACGAGTCGTCCACCTCTCCTCCGCCGCGTCGCTCGCGCTTCACGCGCGCCGAGAGCCGAATCGGAGCCGCGAGGCAGCCGCCCCGGCCGGATCGACCCTAGGGCCAGGGCATGGGCGGAGGGGACGCCGACGCCGGCGGCGAGCCCGCGGCCGCGCAGGCCACGCTGCACATCCGGTGCACCAACGGCTCCAAGTTCGCCGTGCGGGCCGACCTGGGCACCACCGTCGGGGCGTTCAAGGCGATCGTCGCCGAGAGCTGCGACGTGCCAGCGCCGCAGCAGCGGCTGATCTACAAGGGCCGGATCTTGAAGGACGAGCAAACCCTAGCCAGCTACGGTGCGTGCTTTCCCCTATCCTCTCCTGGGATCGCTCTACCCTTGGTGGTGCGTGGTTTCCCCTGTTACGCTGTGGACTGCGGTCGATTTGGTTAGTCATGCGTGCGAGCTGCGATGTTGCACTCTCGATTCTCCCTTGCTGGTGTGCTAGTTGCAATGTCTGTTAATATATTTGCTGCCGGCAGGACAAGGAGGTTTATTCCTTGGCGATGATGGTCATGGATGATTCCGTACATTCGGAATGCTCCGTGGTAGGTGCAGCATGTAGGCTTAACGCAAGGAGACTTGCAGGTTCGTTGATAGTTCTACGGTAGCAAATATGCAGCAGGAGAGAAATACATGCTGCTTTGATGCCTTGACGTGAATGTAGTTCTGAATATGCTGAAGCCATGCAAGCCTTGTGTGTACTGCACCCCTTGCTGCGTGGTTAGGGTAGTAGAGTTTATCAGCAGGTCAGTGGAActtttgcatttcatattgtatATATGCTGATATCACGATCGTATCTTAGTGATCTGTGACTTGGAAGGATCATCATTTCCATTTTGAGTTCTTACCAATAGTTTAAGTTCGTTGGTAACGGACGCATCTTGTCAACCGTTTTTATTGTGATCCACGTGTCAGCCGTAAGCATTAGCAGTTACTTTTGTCGTCTTTTAGATGTCAACATGAACCATCCTTTCTATTTAGGGGGCATTGTCCACGTGTTCAATCTCCGTTACAGAATGGTTCTAGATGAAATGGAAAGATATGTCTAAAAGATATCACAGAGTCTCAGTGCTTTATAGATTTGATCCATGCCCATCGATTTTTTTTTGCACACAACCTATTTTTATCTGCACCGGCAATTACCTGATCATATTTAAATGGTTTATCTTTGATGTTACCTTTATACATTGCGCTCTTTATGGCAACATTTAAAACTTAAGAAGAGAGAACTTGTCTATTTTTCATACAGCAGGTTTAGAAGCGTTTGATCTTGTACATTACATCAGACATAttgttgttttgtttttttgCTAACACAATAGATAATGTAGGGGTTTCATGTTGCGTTTCTGATTCACCAACAATCCATGCGGCTGTATAAGTTCAATAAACCAGCAGTTTGGATGTTATGTAGAATTCTCATTTGTCAAAGCTGAGGTAGACTGTTGCCACTTGTCAAATAGTACTAGCCAAACGTGAAACTTAAATTTGTTTATGATGCATAACTGAGTTCTTTGGTAGAACATCAAATATCAATAGTGAGAGCCCATGGGGATTTTATGGAGGAGACCTTTTTTGTGTTTTTATTTATGCCTATTCAATTTTGATCTCACTTACAAAGGAACTTTATGCTACCAGTTATCACCAATTAGAAATCCAGGACATTCTGAATTTTGTTtattttggtgatggaaacaCTTTCGTGTCTGAATTgtagcattttttttattttgatttgGCAAGCTGTTGCCTGATTTAGGAACTTCACCTATCAGTGTGTTCCCTTATTCTGTTTCCGTTCTCTCTTGTAACCTTATATTGTCTCTTTATGAAGGTGTGGAGACAGACCATACAATCCACATGGTACGTGGTGCTGCGCCACCACCAGCATCTACTGCACCTGCAGCCAACCAGGAACCTACCACTGCTGCTCCTGCCAGTTCCCCAGCAGCAGGATTGGGTGGCTTGTTGCAAAGTCTGGGTGCTACAGGGGCTGCTGCTAACAGTGGGGGGTCGGGTTTGTTTGGATCTGGCCTCCCTGAGTTAGACCAGATGCAACAACAGCTAGCGGAAAATCCGAACTTGATGAGGGAAATAATGAATATGCCACTCATGCAGAATTTGATGAACAGTCCTGAACTCATACGCAGTATACTAATGAACAATCCTCAAATGCGTGAGCTCATTGATCGCAATCCAGATCTTGCTCATGTCCTCAATGATCCAAGCATCATGCGCCAGACTTTTGAAGCAGTTCGGAATCCTGAACTCATGAGGGAGATGATGCGGAACACAGACAGAGCCATGAGCAACATTGAATCTTCTCCAGAAGGATTCAACATGCTCCGTCGCATGTATGAAACTGTCCAAGAGCCTTTTCTGAATGCAACAACAATGGGTAGCGAGGGTGATCGAAACTCGAATCCATTTGCTGCTCTTCTAGGAAACCAGGGGTCTAACCAAGCAAGAGACTCAGCTGCAAATGGAACAACTACAGCTTCAGACCCCACATCAGGTTCTCCAGCTCCAAATACTAATCCACTTCCGAATCCTTGGGGCCCAAATGGTAAGTTTTGGATATTCATTTTTTTCCCATGTTGGTAGCTGTGTgtattgaagggcgggcctggtgcaagcggtagagtcttaccgcctgtgaccggaaggtcctgggttcgagtcgcggtctcctcgctttgcacaggcgagggtaaggcttgccactaacacccttccccagaccccgcacagagcgggagctctctgcactgggttgGTAGTTGTGTGTATCTTTGTTCTAAGTCTTAAAATCAACAGCTGGCTCTGCCCAAGGAGCAGCAAGGTCCCCTCCTGCTAGCAACACTAGGAGTACTACAGCAGGTGGCCTAGGAGGGTTGGGTTCAGCAGATTTGGGAAGTATGCTTGGTGCCAGTGGTGGTGGCTCTGATGCTACCTTCTTGACTCAAGTTTTGCAAAACCCAACTATGATGCAGATGATGCAGAACATTATGTCTAATCCTCAGTCCATGAATCAGGTATGATGCTTGAAGTACTTCTGTTGTCAAATATTTAATAAAGTGCATATTTCTTGTCCTGCTTATATACATAGAGTTCTGATACTCCGTTGATGCAGCTGCTTAATATGAATCCAAATGTACGTAACATGATGGAATCTAATACTCAAATGAGAGAAATGATTCAGAATCCAGAATTTCTTCGCCAGTTGACGTCTCCTGAAACATTGCAGGTGATCAATCATACTGCTCTAGCTACATGTGCATAAAAAATACTAAATGTTATTTCTTTTGCAGCAATTAATTTCATTCCAGCAGTCTTTGATGTCACAACTTGGCCAACAACAAGCTGGACAGTGAGCATTTCAACTTTTGATTTCACCTTTTTTTATGAGATACTATATGCTTATTTAGCCTAGAGAAAgggatttttttcatttgttcttGTATCGCAATCTCCAACTTTTTGCACCAACTGCCTTTTGAATTCTTTTTGTTGTTTGATCCAGGGAGCGGACACAATCAGGCTCTGGTGCAGGTATCTCCTGAATTTACTATCTGCAGTTTCGAAATGGACTTACCCAGAATTTATTTGCACTAGGACTTATTGATGTTTGTTTCTTTACATTCTGTTTGGATAAACCACAAGATCAGTTTGAGCATTGCTTCCAAAGGTCATTTAAATATTTATCTTGAGTGAAAATTTCCACACGAGAATAGTAATATTCTTTGACCAAGTGACTATACTAGGAAGAAGCATGTGTGGTTTTCCTGATTTTTGGAGCTAATTCAGCTCTGTTGGGGTCCCAAATCTTTGCCAGAACTTGATTTAATTAAACTTGTTTAGACAGTCGACTGCCTTTCTAAGTGGATTTACATATGACCTTGCTTATTTAATAACTTTTGGAAAACTTGAATCCTAGGCAATGTCAACCTCAACACCTTGATGAACATGTTCAGCGGGCTTGGTGCTGGTGGTGGCCTAGGTGTTCCAAATGCTCCTAATGGTTAGTACATAATCTGTTCTGTTAATGAAGAAATTAATCCTGCAGTTCAACTAAGTATGATCTCTTGAAGCTTTTCTCTTTGGATGATTTTTTGAAGTCTTCTCATCAGTAATGTCAAAATTTGCAGTGCCGCCAGAAGAACTGTATGCAACACAATTAGCTCAGCTCCAAGAAATGGGTTTCTTTGACACACAGGAGAACATCCGAGCCTTGGCCGCTACCGCTGGAAATGTTCATGCTGCAGTGGAGCGACTTCTTGGAAATATGGGCCAATAGAATATGATCATAACTGTACTCTGATCATGTGATCTGTAGTTGGCATTGTGAGATCATGTCTGGTTCATTAGTTTTACACCTGAGATTGAGAGGCGGCATCTAGATTCGGTGTTTAAGGATGAATAAAGAGTGTACCGGTAGAACCTTTCATATACATGTGGTCTGGTGTCATGGTTAAAATTGTTGTTGTTGGTACATTGGGTTGTTGTACATACATTTTGATCTCTTGGAATCTTATTTGCAATGTACATGGACAATGTCTTCTGTACAAGAGGGTGGGGGTGGCGGAGGGAGAAGGAATATGTAGTGCAAAccatgagaactcataaaaaaaTGTATCTTTCGATTGCTCAAGAAAATATGAGACGCATCCATACCCCATAGATGTATTTTGTTGCAATAGTTGGGATTTCCTCAATTTTAGaagatataaaataataaaattcaGTGAATTTTGTTATTTTCATATGATTTTTTATAAAATGAGTTTGAATTCTAACTATTACGGCAAAAGTACATCTACGCTTTTTGAATGTGCACcgcttcaattttttttttttgagccagAGAGAGATGATTTTTTATTGACGTTGCATGTTTGCACCAAAGAGATAGGTTCGCTCTACATATTTTCCCCTTATTTCACCTAGTCACCACCTACTGCCTACTGGAGATGGCCAAAGTTCTGGTTCATCAAAATCATGGTGTGTCATGTTTGTTAATTACTTCTTTCCTACTAGATTATAAGACGATTTGTGTTTTTAGATACAATAATTTTTACTATAcactttttttagataatgactatgcacttagatatagaTTATGTTTAGATACAGAATAAAAGTAATATGTCTAGCTTTTGCTATTCCAAATTATGAGATGTTTTGATTTTATATTTTCGCCTATACATTTAGATACACATTATGGCTcggttcggcttaccccatattcgatttgttcggcttcttttttcagccagaacagtatttttctctcacgacaattcagctagaacagtgttttcagtcagtttcaaccaagtttcagaccagcgaacatgACCTATGTCATCGTAAAAGCAATATATCTAGAAAGAGcaatttatttttgtttataatttGGACGGAATACGTTCATTAATGGGATCACGCTAATGCTGACTGAAGTTTTTTTTAGTGACAAACCAAACAGCGAACTTTATTGTTTGAGGATAGTTATATTATTCATTCAGCCTGTTCACATGTTGGTTTTAGACAGggtttatcagtcatggtacaatatttttctctcacaacaaaccagcatcagtcgggcttatcagcccagaaaccgatCTGCGAACAGGATAATTAACAATTCGAGAATAAAGCTAGGGGATCATGGTCCAAAATACAGTTTTCCTTTGAATGTGACTGAAGGTGATTTTCTTCTGCTGGTGTTGGGTGCTTTTGAGAATTGACAGCTTGGATGGCTGTGAATATGTTCCCCGCTACACCCTCCAACCGATCCTGGCCGTCCACTGCGATGATGTCATGCGATCCATCCGTCCACTCGGCCCAGTAAAAGTGCCCGAGGAGCTGCCCATATAAACCCTTCTCTCCTCCTTTCGCCCTCACCCTCTCGCGGCCGCCAGGAGAAGCCGCCGACGCCGCAGCTGCGTCCGCGTCCGCAGCCACAGCAGGCGACCGAGATGGCGGTAAGAGCCCCAAACCTTCCTCTCCGTTCGTGCTTCTCCAGTAGATTGCTGCGTCTGTGCCTTTGCATCTAGCGTATGGTTGGATGGATTTGTTCACTAATCACTAGGGGAGAGTGGGGGAATCTAGGCAAGCCTTTTTGGGGTAGGGCGTCCTCGTCGACCAGGGGCTAGGTGGGATCTTGAGGGATGGGCACGGTGGAAGCCTCGTGGAGCTTATTGAAGGCGGCGACGGCGTCGGAGAGAGAAGCGGAGGGCAGTGGAAGCGGGGGAGGAGAGGGAAGGGAAGGCGAGGCTGAGAGAAGCGGTGGTGGAAGCCATGTATGGTGCGgtgcctgtgcctgtgcctcTGCTGCTGACGAGGCGCAGTATCCCAGATGTGGGATTTGGCACATAACAAGCGGAAACAGACTGAATGCCAACACACTCCCTTTCTGCTTGCACTCTTATTCAGTTATTCTGTAATGTTGATAGCACTAAACAAGTGAAAATTCATGGCACCTTGGGGTTGCATCCATCAGCTTATTCATGGAATGAAATTCAGTAGGGTGACAGTGCAATATGATTACATCAAGCTGATCTCTGCTCTAAAGCAAACATATTGCAATAGGAGAGAATGTGGCATGTTCTTTgtggctcaaaaaaaaaaaaaaaactgacaggGCGACAAAATTTGGGCTTCTAAGTTTGACGCAAATCTTTATATGTCTCACCACTGTCTTCTCGACATGTGGACCTGTTAGCCTTAGGATGAGTAACATATTGTACAGCTACTTAGTCTATAAGTATCCACTGTTTCCTCTGCTAAAGGCAGCCTGTCTTACCATTTTCTAATCTAGAGCCACCCTTGTTCCACCATTGATCCACCTGGAGAGGAAGACAAGGTGTCCTAGGCATTGAATGGTAGCAAATAATTGTGCTCAAATTTTCACTAGCATTAGTTCGCCGCTGAGTTGACTGAACACTGTGACAAGGCGAGCCTTGTGGCAATTTGTGACCTAGTGCCGTTGTTTGTATTGTACTGAGATTGATGGCACTAGATTTGGTATGCTTTATATTTTCTTCTCAAATGCACTAAAGTGCTTGCAGGCTTTATGGGATTAAAATGGATGTTTGCAAAAGTATTGTTTGGGCGAAGGGAGGGCATCTGACCCTTCCAGCCAAAGCACGTGCTGCTTCTGGCTAGGTCATTTGATTAGGTGATTAGTGCATCTGCTATCTAGTATATTTGTGGTTTCATGTTCATGCGGTGGGGAGCTAATGTTGAATGCATGTTACACCATTTATTTTAACTGTCCATGAGTGTTTATGAGTCTCATTCCTGGTTTGACTAGGATTCGAATTGCTTAAATTGTTAGGTTTAGTAGGTCCTCAGCACTTAGAGTGAGTATTACTGATATGCCTGTGATGACTTTGGCTGATGTTTTGTTAAATGTTTGTTGATAGACATATTGCAGTGCCATTAGACCTATCTTCAGTAAGGTGGCACTGGTTCCTAGACACATGTCATTAGGATGCTTTTGCCATCTATATTGTAAACTTAGCTGTGTGACTATTGATAAGGACATGTTTGCTGCTTGGTTTGCGTGTTTGATCTACTATCAGTCACTTACTGTATATGTTTGATGGCAGCTTAGAGAACTCTCTTGTATGGATGAgtgataatttttttttctcataTTCAATTGCACCTGTGTATTCATGTGCTTTCTGGTCTCCAGGGGGGGTTCGTCAAGACCCAGAAGACCAATGCTTACTCCAAGCGTTTCCAAGTGAAGTTCAAGAGAAGGCGCGGTATGTTTTGTTTGCTCTCTCAATGGTTTTGTTATATTTGCTTTTCGCTGTGTGTTTGATAGTCTACATTTCTATTGTTTTTGTTTGCAGCTGGTAAGACAGACTACAGGGCAAGGATAAGGTTGATTAACCaagacaagaacaagtacaatacGCCCAAATACCGATTTGTTGTGCGATTTGTATCCTTCAAATTTATTATTTCTGTGCTTTGATCTTCTTTCTGCTTATTATTTTTGGCACATTGAACATTGGAGGCGTTGTATCTCTTAATAAATCTCCTTAGACCAACAAGGACATCACTGCACAAATCGTATCTGCAAGTATTGCGGGTGATATGGTTCTTGCTGCTGCCTATTCCCATGAGCTGCCACGATACGGTCTAGAAGTTGGTCTGACCAACTATGCTGCAGGTATATTTTTGTCTGCAAAGAATGTGTAAACTCTCTTTTGTAACTAAGCACATTTATGTTGTATTGTTAACTCCTTGCCCCCATCTTGTAGCCTACTGCACTGGTCTTCTTTTGGCTCGTCGTGTGCTCAAGATTCGTGATTTGGATCAGGAGTATGAGGGCAATGTTGAGGTAAAATTCAAACAAATGTTTAAATTTATTCTGTTTGCTGTTTTACTGATATTGCGTTGGGTGACACTTTGTGATGATCTTCTGTTCTCAGGCCACTGGTGAGGACTTCTCTGTCGAGCCAGCCGAAGGGAGGAGGCCTTTCCGTGCACTCTTGGATGTCGGCCTTATTAGGACTACCACTGGAAACCGTGTCTTTGGTGCCCTGAAGGTATAATCCTTCTGTATTATGAATGATTGTATACTTGAGATGTTTTCGTTGTGATTTGGTTGTAGGTGGCTCATCAAGTGAAGTTTTTCTATATGAGCCCAGTATTGCTTAAGTCTTGATAAATGTTTATCAGCTAGTCCGTTTTCTTCTTGAATTTAATAACATCAATATTCCAATGAACTCCACATGTATGTGAGTCCACACTGAAAGAATGGACATTCCCATTTATCTAATTTTCATTGAACtatagttttgttgtatgttTACAAGGAATATGTTTTTATGGAGAGCATTTTAAGTTTTTAACGCAAAatgcttgttgttgctgcagggaGCTTTGGATGGTGGTCTGGATATTCCTCACAGCGataagaggtttgctggcttcaAGAAGGATGATAAGCAGCTGGATGCTGATATCCACCGCAAGTACATCTATGGTCTCCATGTTGCTGAGTATATGAAGGTAAGTTGTGCATGTTGCTTGCCAGATTATAGTTTTTTCCCTTGTAATGATTTGGATATCAATTTGTAAGTTTATTTCATAAAAATATGTAACTGTCCCACATCAGGTGCTCTATTTGGTGGGGCTGACTAAATCTCATTGGTACTATTATTCTTATGAATTATTCAGAATCTGGCTGATGAGGAGCCCGAGAAGTACCAGGCTCACTTCAGTGAGTACATCAAGAAGGGAATTGAGGCTGATGAAATGGAAGCTCTGTACAAGAAGGTCCATGCTGCCATCCGTGCTGATCCTAGCATGGCCAAGTCAACAAAGAAGCCACCAAAGGAGCACAAGAGGTATGCCCTACTAGCTGAGTGATGATTCTATATAGCCTACATCTGAATGTTTCTGCCCAACCTAATTGAATGTTTCTGCCCAACCTAATTCCATAATTTTCTTGCTACTGAGTCACTGACCCATGCACATCTTTTGTTTATTTTAGGTACAATCCCAAGAAGTTGACCTATGAGCAGAGGAAGGCCAGCCTCGTGGAAAGGCTCAACGCCCTCAACTCCTCTGGCggtgccgatgatgatgatgaggatgacgagTGAAGTGCTAGTCGCGTCACAGTAGTGCTATCTTATTTGGAGATCAGAACTTGCGCAATTGCATTTATTGTTCCCTGTAGTCCTGCAACAAGCATTTTTGTTTGAGTGGAGCTGGAGACATGGAGTTGATGGATTATCTTAACTAAAGATGTGGTGTCTGTTGACGTTGCTCTTTTTGCCCCTGGATTTTGTCAGCCCTTAATGGCTTCCTTGGTTTATAGTATCAGGATAATTCAATCTGTGGCTTTctgtcatgtttttttttttttccttttcgtaTTCTGGTGGATTGATGTGCTGTTCCGTATTTTAGTCGAATGCCTCTTGCAGCCTTTCAGGTTCAGATTATGTTCGATTGTTATCAATGGTTTAGCCCCCCAATGCAGCGAGCCATATGTACTAGGCGAGTTTGCAAGTTATGTTTTTCCAGGGGTCTAAGGTAAGGGCGATCTCATCCGTTTGGCCTGTTCTTCGCATGCCAACGCCAAGGTGCGATCGAAATGATCATTTTGGTTGCGTGATATGTTTGGATGAGGCTGAGTTCGGAAGATTTTATCTGGTGCAAAAATCTGGGCATTGCTTACCGATGACCATCGTCTTGCGCGCAAGTCGCAACCCTATGATGGATGGGGGTGATGGAGGCAGCCCTTCTTTTCACGTAACGGCCCACATCGCAATTCGCAAGCATTGTTCGAGGAGATACGCATAGGCTTGTTGAGCATGGGCAGGACTGAACGGCCTCAGCTGTGGTTGCTTGTGTGACGACGCTCGTATTTCCTTTGTTGTTTTATCTCTCCTTTTGGCGCATTATTCATTCGTGACACCGAACCGTCCCGGAACGAGAAAAAATCGCGGTAACGCCCCCAAAGGGTGCGCTGGTTGAGCGAAGTAGCCGTGTAACACAGCGCCGTGTTGTACTTGTACCGCACATTGGCCTTGGTCGTGAAAAATCCGAGGGTGCTTTTCCGGCTTTTGGGTAGGCGGTTCGGCCACACAAGACTCTACTACTTACGTCCCGTGCGCATGTGCACCCACACCccccctcgccgtcgccgtgggCCGTCAGCCCGTGGCCGTGCGCTGCGCTCGTGTGAACGGCATCTACAGGAGGCTTTAGCGAAAATACCCTGCGCCCATCGCGTTCACACGCCCGGCCCGGGCACGTCCAGCTCCTGCCGTAGTGCAGTTTGCTCCATGGCTACGCTTGTCTTATCTATTTG
It encodes:
- the LOC136508648 gene encoding large ribosomal subunit protein uL18z isoform X2, with translation MAGGFVKTQKTNAYSKRFQVKFKRRRAGKTDYRARIRLINQDKNKYNTPKYRFVATGEDFSVEPAEGRRPFRALLDVGLIRTTTGNRVFGALKGALDGGLDIPHSDKRFAGFKKDDKQLDADIHRKYIYGLHVAEYMKNLADEEPEKYQAHFSEYIKKGIEADEMEALYKKVHAAIRADPSMAKSTKKPPKEHKRYNPKKLTYEQRKASLVERLNALNSSGGADDDDEDDE
- the LOC136449780 gene encoding ubiquitin domain-containing protein DSK2a-like, giving the protein MGGGDADAGGEPAAAQATLHIRCTNGSKFAVRADLGTTVGAFKAIVAESCDVPAPQQRLIYKGRILKDEQTLASYGVETDHTIHMVRGAAPPPASTAPAANQEPTTAAPASSPAAGLGGLLQSLGATGAAANSGGSGLFGSGLPELDQMQQQLAENPNLMREIMNMPLMQNLMNSPELIRSILMNNPQMRELIDRNPDLAHVLNDPSIMRQTFEAVRNPELMREMMRNTDRAMSNIESSPEGFNMLRRMYETVQEPFLNATTMGSEGDRNSNPFAALLGNQGSNQARDSAANGTTTASDPTSGSPAPNTNPLPNPWGPNAGSAQGAARSPPASNTRSTTAGGLGGLGSADLGSMLGASGGGSDATFLTQVLQNPTMMQMMQNIMSNPQSMNQLLNMNPNVRNMMESNTQMREMIQNPEFLRQLTSPETLQQLISFQQSLMSQLGQQQAGQERTQSGSGAGNVNLNTLMNMFSGLGAGGGLGVPNAPNVPPEELYATQLAQLQEMGFFDTQENIRALAATAGNVHAAVERLLGNMGQ
- the LOC136508648 gene encoding large ribosomal subunit protein uL18z isoform X1; translated protein: MAGGFVKTQKTNAYSKRFQVKFKRRRAGKTDYRARIRLINQDKNKYNTPKYRFVVRFTNKDITAQIVSASIAGDMVLAAAYSHELPRYGLEVGLTNYAAAYCTGLLLARRVLKIRDLDQEYEGNVEATGEDFSVEPAEGRRPFRALLDVGLIRTTTGNRVFGALKGALDGGLDIPHSDKRFAGFKKDDKQLDADIHRKYIYGLHVAEYMKNLADEEPEKYQAHFSEYIKKGIEADEMEALYKKVHAAIRADPSMAKSTKKPPKEHKRYNPKKLTYEQRKASLVERLNALNSSGGADDDDEDDE